TCATATTCACTATCGTCATTATATTCCCATATCAAAGAACATATTTCATTACAAAAAGCAGATACATCTTTAACATCAGGATATGTGTGTCTTATAAAAATATTGATTACTTCGTCTTGATGCTCAATCACAAAATCATACAAAGCACCTTTGATATCCCACATATACATGACGCACTGAGGATGTGTTTCCCATAGAGAATCTACAATATCAACCAGTGAATAATAAAGATTATTCAACGCACTGTAATGAATATACAAACCACTTTTGCTTAACCATTTCAAAAATCCTGTGGCTCTTTTACTGCCTATGAAAGATTGGAAGTCTCTTGAATTATGATACAGGTGTTTGAACTTTAATTCCTTTTGACCTTCTTTATAATCTAGTTCTGCGTATAATGAGGGAACATCAATGTCACAAGACTTACCTTCATGTGCAACACCAGCTAATACAAAATCACCCTTCAGAGCATCGATATTATTAAATCCTGTATTCGTAAGAGAAAACTTTCTGCAGTTACCACTCTCATCGTAATAGAAAGTCATCTCTTCTTCAAAAGGTGGTATACTATTCAAATCAAACACAGTTTTCTTTTGATCTTCAATATTGATTCTTGTCATGCCTACACCTCAATTTCTCCACTCATTAACTTAGGCAATAAGCGGTCACGAGCTTGAGATAATTCATAACATTTTTCTCTCAACTTTTGAATTTGAGATAATATTGGCGAAATCAATCTATCAAATTCATCTGCAACATCTTGTGACGGAATTAAAATAGATTCTGCCTTAAGATACTTAAAATGGCGAGCATAGTGATAGTTGGATAAATCTACAGCAATCAAAGACAAATATAATAATGATTGTGGCATATTAGTTCTATCGCTGATAATCAACTGTGTTCCATCTGCTCCTTTTGCAAAAGGGAACTGAATGTATTTCAGAATTCTTGTATGATCACCAAAAACAATTACTGGTGTTCCTGTATTCACCAATGCC
Above is a window of Fastidiosipila sanguinis DNA encoding:
- a CDS encoding DUF3800 domain-containing protein, translated to MTRINIEDQKKTVFDLNSIPPFEEEMTFYYDESGNCRKFSLTNTGFNNIDALKGDFVLAGVAHEGKSCDIDVPSLYAELDYKEGQKELKFKHLYHNSRDFQSFIGSKRATGFLKWLSKSGLYIHYSALNNLYYSLVDIVDSLWETHPQCVMYMWDIKGALYDFVIEHQDEVINIFIRHTYPDVKDVSAFCNEICSLIWEYNDDSEYDSGFFLELLRQMLKTAGKLDKLIFVQDNEPFMLIQEYYIFYTERCEIFSKSNHIFDEEPTVQKQIADLELYENGIQFNNWQFVKSHENIYVQVSDLIAGLLRKLFMFLDANSLTDIESIAMKLNDAQVKNFTLIWMLIRKADDKSPLFIKNANSQKNVKERMMKLQLLGVSNNKLKIEVPNHEL